The sequence TctagaattatttaattttttccgTTATGTGAGgcttatgttatatatatattgatttattttatttgaaactatAAATTATACgatggtaaaatttaatatgttATAAGTGTCAATTAATTGAAACGTGATATTATTTGAAATAGTTAATGATACACTTATTTCACATGTTACAAAAGTCTCTTATAATGACTATGAATAgcaactttcaaacatgttgaTTTGAGGTTGATTCTTTATATATTCAAGAATCtatgaatagttttttttttttttttttcttctaaatactattttagaaaatattattaaaatataattatttaaaaagtcaATACAAAAATACAATACATTTCACCCctagttttatttttgtattcaatttgtttttttaaacaacgattctcatattttgaaaagacaagCTCACTTTTTATAGTGAGTTCAcctttaaaagtttaaattctatttaaaataaaaatgtatgataatttcaaaatcatttttgatgaaatatttttttaaaaaaattacactaCCTCTACAAAATGCCTATCTATGAATGGGTAGATTTTACCCCATGTATGAACTTTCAGAATCAAATTTAAGTATCTTAAATTGcttttaattacaattaaaactctaatatataaaatattatatacaatattttcaCTAACATATACtacctaaaatgttttaaataggaaaaataatccATATATACCTCTGTTGTACCATGTTGCCTTGTTGAtatggtattattattattattattattattattattaatattattattatatggaATTTAGCTatccaataaaataacttattatttcattttattttatttaattttttttaataagacaacAACAAAAAGGGATGGTTATGTCATGTCAACATGTTTATATGGTAGAAAGAAGGTAATTGATACTTCCTCAATGAAATCTTTAATACAAGGCAACCAATTTATTGTATATTCTCTTTTGGTAAGGAATATTATGTGAAATATTACATTGATATTCTTTTgtgaaaatagattttcataTACTAAatgggaatttaaaaatatttctataaattttaatttgtgcatattcaaatattaaccaCGATCCTACTCTGGGATATACAAGGAAACAAGCGTGAGAAAATCTtcaatatttcattaaaatctttaaaaaaaatgtcataaaaaattaacaaatatagaaaaaaaaaaagactgtttttgagaacagtgGCATGGTTGTGGCTTACAAACCTCGTTCAGAAAGATAACGAGCCTGAGAAAATCTGTAGGGAGGGTTTGGCAACCATGAAACCAGAGATATTATCCAAAGAAACTATCAAACCTTCCTCTCCAACCCCACATTCCCAAAGATGGTACAAGCTCTCCGTATTCGATCAAATGAGTTATGGCGTGTATATTCCCATCATCCTATTCTACACCAGCAATGGCGGTGAAAACCCAGTTGACTTTTCCCATAGATTAAGTGGGCTCAAGAAATCCCTCTCTGAAACTCTAACTCGATACTATCCACTAGCCGGGAGGATTGGGGATGGTGGGAGTATTGAGTGCAATGATAAGGGAGTTGATGTCTTTGAAGCCCGGATGGACTGTCATCTGCAAGGATTTCTAAATCATCCTGAGTTTGAGGCTCTGAACCTGCTTGCTCAAGGTCAAATCCAGTGTGACAACTTAGATTTGAGCAGTACATTGATCGTTCAGATCACCTTCTTCGATTGCGGGGGAATGGCCATTGGGGTGTCTATGTCACACAAGGTTGCTGATATATCCTCCATGAGCGCCTTCTTAAATGACTGGGCCACGATGGCACGGCAATCAGGTAAAGAAGAAATCTCCGCTCAGTTCATcacttcattcttcccacctCATGATTCATTAGACATACCTGAGTATGTGCCAAGGAAAATAAATCGTGTGGTAAGGAGGTTTGTATTCAATGCCTCAAAGTTAGATGCACTCAAGACCTTGGCTACTAGCCATGGAGTAGAAAATCCCACACGGGTCCAAGTTGTAACTGCACTACTATATAAATGTGCCGATGCTGCATCTAGAGCAGTCTCAGATTCACCGAGGGCATCGGACTTGGTACAAATGGTGAACCTGCGCAGACTAGTAATCCCGCCATTGCCAGACAAGTCCTTTGGAAACTTGGTTTGGTGCTTTTCAATATCTGCCACCGAGGAGGGTGAAGTTGAGTTCCATGACTTGGTGGCCCAGTTGAAGGAAGGGATAGCAGGTTTTCGTCTTACCTATGGAATAAGTTTTAGTTGGTATGAATTGTCCCGGCTGGTTTCTGA is a genomic window of Vitis riparia cultivar Riparia Gloire de Montpellier isolate 1030 chromosome 1, EGFV_Vit.rip_1.0, whole genome shotgun sequence containing:
- the LOC117920750 gene encoding stemmadenine O-acetyltransferase-like — encoded protein: MKPEILSKETIKPSSPTPHSQRWYKLSVFDQMSYGVYIPIILFYTSNGGENPVDFSHRLSGLKKSLSETLTRYYPLAGRIGDGGSIECNDKGVDVFEARMDCHLQGFLNHPEFEALNLLAQGQIQCDNLDLSSTLIVQITFFDCGGMAIGVSMSHKVADISSMSAFLNDWATMARQSGKEEISAQFITSFFPPHDSLDIPEYVPRKINRVVRRFVFNASKLDALKTLATSHGVENPTRVQVVTALLYKCADAASRAVSDSPRASDLVQMVNLRRLVIPPLPDKSFGNLVWCFSISATEEGEVEFHDLVAQLKEGIAGFRLTYGISFSWYELSRLVSEFRKASASSFKRKGNMVRFTCTSWCRSPLYQVDFGWGKPVWISCTNVMWNTFILMDTRNGDGIEALVSLEEQNMNVFEHDEELLRFASLNPNAFEAP